The following coding sequences lie in one Candidatus Nitrospira allomarina genomic window:
- a CDS encoding HD-GYP domain-containing protein — MITRKRLACSQICAGMYLVRILDSWWKSPFFRHRRLLSSHDVQQLLQSGIHEVEIDTAKGLDVPTDAESLPVQDTLECHSQSKTPFDQDESFRHESSSYSPESKDGLEDGHQERLIRLRGDTIAALEDMFEGVKTGQVIPHVAMQETARAFVEKALAHPTVLAEIILIEHLEQFDPTLYSHVVDTALLSILVGLQLKWEVTQLEEIAVAALLHDVGYMRLPLNLVQSRWGSIGIDYSLLQQHVDMGVALINKHSEFSQDIVHMVQEHHAYLDGSGYSTILGGKPVSDSGILLGLTDYVDELLAVGNAGGSFPVALVIRRVYQEAQKGKFPMRFVEAMIRVLGVYPVGTVVQLSTGEDAVVVKQNPEMSVRPQVKIFRTCTGEILKNPEVRNLGTHSELKYELRITKVLDSADPSINLREICS; from the coding sequence ATGATCACTCGAAAGCGTCTTGCCTGTTCACAGATATGTGCCGGCATGTATTTGGTTCGAATTCTCGACTCCTGGTGGAAGTCGCCGTTCTTTCGTCACCGCCGACTGCTTTCTTCCCACGATGTGCAGCAATTGCTCCAGTCCGGCATTCATGAAGTCGAAATTGATACTGCCAAGGGGCTTGATGTGCCGACCGATGCAGAATCCCTTCCGGTCCAGGACACCCTTGAGTGTCATTCGCAGTCAAAGACGCCTTTCGATCAGGATGAATCTTTCAGGCATGAGTCCTCGTCATACTCTCCAGAGAGTAAAGATGGACTGGAAGATGGCCATCAAGAACGGTTAATACGGTTGCGCGGGGATACGATTGCGGCCTTGGAAGACATGTTCGAAGGCGTCAAAACGGGTCAGGTTATTCCTCATGTCGCCATGCAGGAGACGGCCAGGGCCTTTGTGGAGAAAGCCCTAGCCCACCCTACCGTGCTTGCCGAGATCATTCTCATTGAGCATCTTGAACAGTTTGACCCCACCCTCTACTCGCATGTTGTTGATACCGCCTTGTTGTCGATTCTAGTTGGCCTCCAACTCAAGTGGGAGGTGACGCAACTTGAAGAGATCGCGGTCGCCGCGTTGTTACATGATGTCGGCTATATGCGGCTGCCTCTCAACCTGGTTCAGTCACGATGGGGGAGTATTGGGATTGATTATTCGTTGTTGCAGCAACATGTCGATATGGGAGTGGCGCTGATTAATAAGCATTCTGAATTTTCACAGGATATCGTCCATATGGTGCAGGAGCATCATGCCTATCTGGATGGCTCAGGGTATTCAACTATTTTAGGGGGGAAACCGGTCTCCGATTCTGGAATTTTACTGGGACTTACCGATTATGTTGATGAGTTGCTCGCTGTGGGGAATGCCGGCGGATCATTTCCTGTGGCCTTAGTGATTCGGCGAGTCTACCAAGAAGCACAAAAGGGGAAGTTCCCGATGCGGTTTGTCGAAGCCATGATTCGTGTGTTGGGAGTGTATCCTGTGGGCACGGTTGTTCAACTTTCCACGGGTGAGGATGCCGTGGTGGTAAAGCAGAATCCTGAGATGAGCGTGAGACCGCAAGTGAAAATTTTCAGGACATGCACCGGCGAGATTCTTAAGAATCCCGAGGTAAGAAATTTGGGGACTCATTCAGAATTAAAGTATGAATTGAGGATTACGAAAGTGCTTGATTCTGCAGATCCTTCTATTAACCTTCGCGAAATTTGTTCCTAG
- a CDS encoding STAS domain-containing protein — translation MNVTQEKSENVVVVHLAGRFDFGARKTFKDSLGEAMKEELPIVLDFGEVSFVDSSALGILVIAHQTLKSKKIPFSLVNPQPYVRQVLDLANVAKMIPIYQTIGEVPQMAVVSSKV, via the coding sequence ATGAATGTTACGCAAGAAAAGAGTGAAAATGTCGTGGTCGTGCATCTGGCGGGACGGTTCGACTTTGGCGCAAGAAAAACATTTAAAGACAGTTTAGGAGAGGCAATGAAGGAAGAGTTGCCGATTGTCTTAGATTTTGGAGAGGTATCCTTTGTGGATAGTTCCGCCTTGGGTATTTTGGTGATTGCCCATCAAACTCTTAAAAGTAAAAAAATCCCATTTAGTCTGGTGAATCCCCAACCGTATGTTCGCCAGGTTTTGGATTTAGCCAATGTCGCCAAAATGATCCCCATTTATCAGACAATTGGTGAGGTTCCTCAAATGGCGGTTGTGTCATCAAAGGTATAA
- a CDS encoding CheR family methyltransferase: protein MVPKITVEDVAYIRNLVRVQAAMVLEQKKIYFVQSRLEPFAKQEGFGSMADLVSHLRQTSYGPLHKRVVEAMTINETSFFRDLLPFQALKDRLLPEVIQTNRDTKRVHIWCGASSSGQEPYSILLTILHHFPELTSWHIRLIATDFSPEMVRRGQEGRYGPFEVQRGLSPPMLNTYFSRQGMEWQIRDDVRDRIEFYEMNLAGLWPVLPPMDLVFVRNVMMYFDLETRKDILRRIRGILAPHGYLILGATETTLAVDDHFERVPVSGTSVYRVKKD, encoded by the coding sequence GTGGTCCCAAAAATCACCGTTGAAGATGTTGCGTATATCCGGAATCTGGTCCGGGTGCAGGCAGCCATGGTTTTGGAGCAGAAAAAAATCTATTTTGTGCAGTCACGTCTTGAGCCGTTTGCCAAACAGGAAGGCTTTGGATCAATGGCTGATCTGGTTTCTCACCTCCGACAGACTTCCTATGGCCCATTACACAAGCGGGTTGTAGAGGCCATGACCATCAACGAAACAAGTTTTTTTCGAGACCTCCTTCCATTTCAAGCACTAAAAGACCGGCTCCTGCCGGAAGTGATTCAAACAAATAGGGATACCAAGCGTGTGCATATTTGGTGCGGGGCCAGTTCCAGCGGACAGGAACCCTATTCAATTCTCCTGACGATTTTGCACCATTTTCCGGAACTGACGTCCTGGCATATTCGTTTGATTGCCACTGATTTTTCTCCGGAAATGGTCAGACGTGGTCAGGAAGGCCGATATGGACCATTCGAAGTCCAGCGGGGTCTTTCTCCGCCTATGCTGAATACCTATTTTTCACGGCAAGGGATGGAGTGGCAGATTCGTGATGATGTGCGGGACAGGATCGAGTTTTATGAGATGAATTTGGCCGGTCTTTGGCCGGTTCTTCCGCCAATGGATCTGGTGTTCGTGCGGAATGTCATGATGTATTTCGATTTGGAGACCAGGAAAGATATTCTTCGACGGATTCGAGGCATTCTCGCCCCTCATGGGTATTTGATTCTCGGAGCTACGGAAACGACGTTGGCCGTGGATGATCATTTTGAGCGTGTTCCGGTGAGCGGCACGTCCGTGTACCGGGTAAAGAAGGATTAG